The window AGTGCCCTGGCGATTCGTGGCTTGAATCTCCCACCCCCCAAAGCCTATCGGGGCAGTTAATCCGACGCCATGCAAACCATCACGATAGTATAGGATGAAAACGAGGTTATATATGAGTCAAAGACTGGATGACGGGGATATATTAATGCGCGGTAGTGATAATGACTTGCAGTTGCTACGAGTCGCATCTGACGTCTAGGTATGGAAAGGGTCAAACCGTCAGCCTCGTGCACGGACCAGCGCTGCATCCGCTAGTACCaaagctgttgctgcagGTTGGCGGTGCAAGTAACGGAGTACGAAGTACCGACACAGTATCGCAAAACGAGCACAGGCATTTCGTCACTGTACACAGTGCGCAGCAACCTTGAGGGGCTCGACAGGCACTCAGCAGTCTGATAGTGCAGAGGAGCCACTGGAGCAGTGCTGCAAGTTTGGGAACCTCAGGCTAGCGCTGGTGCATGTTCTTTGTCACCACCAAGCTCCGACCCACAGTGACGCCTGGTGCTTCGTTTTGCAACCTCACAACTCAACACAAAGCAGCTCGCCGACTTGCCACCGCTCCTCCTTGTGCCGCTCCAATCGAAACACCCGACACAAGATCTCGAACCTCCGGAGAGAAGACTCGAGATGGCCGACTCAGGGTTCGTCAAGTCCGAGTTCGTCAAGCCCGAGCCGGCGGCATCGCCAATGGCaattgacgaggacgaccTCTTCGAAGATGCCGGCGACCTGGATTTCTATGACAAGTCAACTCCCGGAAACACATTTGAGACGCTGTATCTTGCGCGCGTCCCCAAATACATGTGGGATGCTTGGATTAAGCTAacggagaagctgggcgacgacgacgagatccAGATCGGCACGTTACGGACCTGGAACGAGCCACAGATGGACACAATGACAGATGGAAGCCCTCGCGAACTCACCAAGCTGCGCATGCTTCTCACGGCAAACACTCCCGAGCATCAGCTTCTGCCTCGCGAGTACGACCTGGAAATCCTCGACCAGGATGTGAATAattccttcatcttcagcgaAGAAGATTTACCGGGCTTCAAATCCAAGAACAAGGCGCgcgctgatgctgcaagTGCCGGTATACCACTGGCCCTTTTACGATCAAGAGGAAACGGCAATTCCGAGAGACCAACCTACGATCGAAGGAGCAGGTACCAGCCCTATTACCGCAAAGCTATCCCGAGTATGTTGGCAATCCTTTACAAGGCAGGTATTCGCACGGGATGCTAATGAATTTTCTCCACAGAGAAGACGAAAATCTTTGGCAAGATTAGATATGATCTACGCGTCGAACCACGGAATCTtcgagaggaagaagagctcttggCGAAGCGTATTTTCGAAGCAGAAAACTCCAAGTCGAAGCTTCAAATCATCAGCAGAAACAAGGCCTCTTCCATTATCAACCCCGGATCTGCAGGCTCTGTCAGTTGGGGAGGCAACTTTATTGTGCGTGTGCCTGTTCCCCACTATAGTTTGATGTTGCTACTAACAAGCCCGATTAGAAAAACGCTCCCTCCACcgtcaagcccaagaagggcgagattCTCAAGGCAACTCGTATTCCGAAGAATCAGCTTCTCGATCTTATTTTCGATTGTTTCCGACAATATCAGTATTGGTCAATGAAGGCACTGCGACAGAGAACTCAGCAGCCGGATTCGTACCTACGCCAGGTCTTGGAAGAAGTTGCCGTGCTCAACAAGAGCGGCCCGTTTGCCAACCACTACTGCCTAAGTGAAGCATATCGAGATAAGGGTGGTAACGATgccaaggaggctgctgcGGAGGCCCTGGATGACGATGGGGACGAcgatgagggagaagaaatgGAGGATGTTCTGGTTATGCAATGAACGCTTCTTCGATATGCCATTGCCTATACTTTGATGAGGCAATACATATATAAGACACCGAGGGGTGTTTATATCTCAAAGGAGGAGGTGACGAGAACATTTAATTGTGAAAATAGGGTCAACGGTTGTCGACTGGCGTTGGGGCGTTGGGATATTGGGTTCATGCCGCCCAGAGCATTTGATACCCTTCATGATAGATGATCCTAGCTAAGGGGATAGATCAAATCAAAGGACTATGACTGACTTTTACTTACAACACCCATTTACTGCTCTGTTCATATGGAGCTTGGGATCAAGAATTAAAGACGAGAGCTATGGCTGACCTAACCTTGCAATTTAACTAGGGAACGCCTCTTCAGCACTCCAACGTTGCTGTTATCCCGTGTCGCAAATAATACCGAATACTAGACAAAGTTAATTATAGTAGTAAATgctagaggaatatagctacctaggtactaatggtagcagaaagtagtaCTAGTAGCAAATACTCCAAGAACCTTACCTCAGCTGGACATTTACCTTAGTTTTGTTTGGGTGAATGCCTGTAGTAGTAAATAAACGGCTTCCCGGCTCCAATGCTCAAGCTTCACGTAGTCGCTCGCGTACTGAACAGCTACTCCCTTTTACAATTACATAATAGTCATATACACTCCGTATTCCGTACTAGGTAGAGTAGTACGATATTTATTTGCCCGATTTACTACAAGCAGCAAGTTCTTGATTGGCTAGCAATTGCTTGTGCTGTCTCGGAAGTAGCGGCGTTTCTTCACTTAAGGTACGTCATGTCAGAACCGATTAACCCGGGGTAAGCTATCAATCTTAATTACGGACTGCATGCCATCGCCATTATAGGTTACATCCAGATGGCCAATTCAGGGACGGTAATATCTGATCACTTTGATAGTAATTGCCCACTGACttggttgtttttttgtgtcTTCCATATAATATTAGTACATATCTTTAGCTCGGGGATACATATATTATGCCAGCACCACATCTACTATAGTACGTCATCGATGAGTATCAATCGAGACTTCTGCATCAGCGAAACTACGGGAGTCAGCTTGCCCCTTCCTTCCCTAGCTGCCATCTTGCGAATTGCCGTTCCCAAGCCAAGATAGTCGCAACCTTGAAGCCATTGGTTGCAAACCCCTCACTGTCCAGTACCCGCCCCaacgtactccgtacataaTGATAGACTGATAGTCGTTAGTGTTGTTAGTGATGACCTCATACCAGTATTAACATGCCAGCAGTTCCCACTACTTTGGTGGACATGCTCGTAATGTATTTCCACCTCGTGTGGCAGGTATTGGAGACTGGAGCTATAATAGAACGAGAAACCGCGGTTCCGGGGTCCATTTGCCCTCTCATCGAAGCCCGGCCTTTTGTGAGAGAGAATCTACCTTACCTTAGTAAACTGAGCAGAGACTCATCCCAGAACATATCGTGAACATACGGCAATACAGCCACCGCCTTTGTCGCCGAACAACTGTAATATACCAGATTGATACTACCGGCCTGCGCAATGGCGATGCATTCCGCAACCAATCGCCGTGCCCAGTCGGGCGGGTATCTTCCCATTGAAGACTATGGCATGGTGGGCAATATGCACACCTGTGCTcttgttggccttgatgggAGCATCGACTTCATGTGCTGGTGAGTTTTCAAAGACCAACTCACAAGGCCACATGCAATCTTATGTTAAATTCGATCCAGGCCTGATTTTGATTCGCCGTCTGTCTTCTGTCGCCTTCttgacaagaacaagggaGGCTATTTCAGCGTCTCTCCGCCTCATGATCTCGGCTGTACCACTAAACAGCAGTATCTGCCCTCCTCGTGCATTTTACAGACCAGATACATTCACGAGGAAGGTGTCGTCGATGTCGTGGACTTTTTTCCTAGGCCCAAGAGCGCCAAAGTCATGACCAAAGGCTACAAGCAGAATGCCTATCGTGAGGCCATGACTGTGCAAGAAGAGTTGAAGAAATGGACCGTCCGGCGTGTGGAGTGCATTCGTGGATCCTTGCCCGTAGGTATGAAACACTGCCATTTCTCCTGAGCAAGATTCTAGGATCATTGTGAACAAGTGTAACAGGACTGATCTAACAAATGCCGCAGATGTTGAAATATTCCCTGCGTTTGGCTATGGCTTACACCCCCATGAGACAACACTTTTACGGCCCACACACACATCGGAGGATCGGGAAAGCAAGATCGGGACCTTCCACAGCCAGGATGTTAAGCTTCAGCTTGATGTAGCCGTCGACATGGGGCATCATTATCCAGACATCACTTTTCAAAAAGTCAAGAAAGAGGCCATGCTTGGAGAGGGCTTGGTATCTCGTTTTACTCTCACTGCTGGCCAATCCATTTCATTCATTTTAAGGAATGACATCCCCGATCATATCGCCGAAGTTATCACGGACGAAATCGTGGACCACCAACAGCACGATACTCAGATGTTCTGGTACAACTTCATCACCCAGTCCAAATACAAGGGGCGATGGAGAGAGGTGGTGGCTCGGAGCCTTATGATTTTGAAGTTACTAACATATGGTAAACTGCCATAAAGAGCCACAAACTTTCGGAAGCCCTGCTAATACGCAATATGTAGAGCCAACCGGcgccatcattgccgccCCTACCTTCTCCCTACCCGAAGACATAGGTGGCGTGAGAAATTGGGATTATCGTTTCTCATGGGTTCGGGACTCGAGCTTTACTATTTACAttcttctccgccttggTTTCAAAGCTGAGGCAGACGCCTACATGGAATTTATCATGGAGCGCTTCACTCAATCCATAGGACCAGATGGTGGATTGCCCATCATGTTCACCATTCGTGGGGAGACTGACATCCCTGAGATCACTTTGGATCACTTTGAAGGCTATCGAGGCAGTGCTCCCGTCCGCATTGGTAACGGCGCTGCTTTCCACCTTCAATTTGATGTATATGGTGAATTGATGGATTCCATCTACTTGTACAACAAATATGGAAAGCCAGTGTCTTGGGATATTTGGTGTGCTGTTCGGCGAATGCTAGGTCTGTATCGTCCGTCATTTTATCGCCTATTACGTTTCGCTGACTTCGTCGCCTGGCAGATTATGTCTTGACCATTATAGGTAGTAAGTACACTGCCAAGCTACGTGTCCTAGGCAGGTGAATTGATCAAATGTAGAAACCGACATGTCCATCTGGGAAGTGCGAGGCGAAAAGCAACGGTTCACCATTTCACAAGTCTTCCTCTGGGTGGCATTTGATCGCGGTCTTCGACTTTCAGAAAAGAGATGTCTCCCATGCCCCAACAGGGCAAAATGGCTGGAAGCCCGCGATAGCATCTATGAAGAGATTATGGAGAAAGGTTCGTGACTACCTCTATCTTATTCAAAAGTCAATACTCCATTCTCACAACATCCTAGGATACAACGAAGAGATGAAGTCATTCATCCAAAGCTATGAAGCTAATACCGTGCTGGATTCGTCCATTTTGCTTGCGCCTCTTGTGTTCTTCATTTCCCCAAGCGACCCTCGCTTTACAAGCACGCTCGATCGAATTATGCTGCCACCAGAGGAAGGAGGATTAACGAGTACTGGGCTGGTGTATCGATATGACACTGATGCGTCAGATGACGGTAAGTCATGGGCCAATATCGAAATAGAAAGTTCGATGAAGCTAaccatcaacttctttttgCAAAGGCGttggaggaagagatggagccTTCTCGATCTGTACGTTTTGGCTAGTTGAAGCCATGACCCGCGCGAGTATCCACGAACCCAAGTATCTCCCACGAGCTTTGAACCTTTTCCAGAATATGCTCCAGTTTTCGAACCACCTGTCCATGTTCTCGGAAGAGATCGCTCGAAGTGGCGAACAGCTAGGCAACACACCACAGGCTTTTAGCCACCTGTCGCTTATCAGTGCGGCGTTCAATCTTGACCGCGTGTTTGAAGGATGGCAAGATTCTCGCTGATGCATCTCTTCTGAATCGCGGCGAAGCTTTCAGTTGTGTTGATTAATTCATTCTGTATTCCTATTTTCCCTTGTTGGGATCCCTGGTTGAAGGTTCAAATGCCAATTCTAAATCTAAATGTTTGTGCACGTGTCGTTGATGCCTCTGACATGCTGTTTAATTCGAACAATCAGAAATGGAAATAAAGTATTCAtatccaaatctctccatcTCGCCCCCTTATCTCGGTATAATTTCATTCTTTCGTTTAACTCTGTATACATGGCTCCTCTAAGATGGCAGATAGCCTTCGCCGCTGATAGGTAGGAACGTCATGTTTGACTGCACCATGGCTCTTCTCATTCAACTGTAGGTAGCGGCTACAAAGGATTTCACCGCTTTCATCGGAATTGGTCCTAATCAAGGGGATTCTGTGGCGTGATCTGACACAACATTCGCATGTTCGAGGCGGATTTCTTGAGTGTAGTTGATGATAGTGACCATTCATCTCGTCATAGTCATTGGTGCCGCATGATTTGAGACGCCGACTCCGGGCTTCGGTTTTGTGACGGGACGACGTCAGAATGTAGATGGTAGACATTGTGCCTCGAAATTCTATGTGGAGTGAGGTTCCAAAAAGATAAGGGGCTCGATGAGGGTTGACAATCTCAAAGTTGAGAGTAGCAGCCAGATGCTGGGAGAGGTATGGCTTGACAGGCGGAATGTTCTTtggctttgagaagatggaagtgGTTTCAACAGGTAGTTATAGAATCCGGCTTAGCTATTTGCCCGACTCCGATGGCGACAGCGTTGCTTCATAAATCATGAGGCTTTGGAAATTCGATCCAGGGTCTGGCTATCCAAAATCTCACGAAAGTCTCGTGCCCAAAAGATGTTTGCTCCGTCGTCGGGGTGGCCGACGTGTGGGACGCGGACGCCAACTCGCTCGAGTGTTTGCATGAGCGACGATGTGGCGTCGGTGGATATGACAATGCCGTGATGGGCAAGGAGACATTCCATGTCGGTAGTTGAATCGCCAAAGTAGACGGTCGGATTAGAGGCGTGCTCTTGTTTGGAGATGAGTTGGTTCAGTGAGTTGGCCTTGTCACGGGAAGTGGTTAGCCTGACGCCATCGTTGAACTCGTCAGGGCCTTGGATTGTGCCCTCGGCGGAGATGCGGTTGGTTATGATTGGTATATTGTGCGGATGAAGCACGCCCTCTATAAACGCCCTGGACCAATTCACGGAGATGACAGCAACATGCCACCCATTCTCCCGCGCCAGTTCAAGCATTTCGATGAAGCCCTCTCTAACGACGATGGAGCCGCTGCAAACTTGGTCCCTGCCCATCTGAAACAGATCCTGGCTTGTTAGGCCTCTGAACAGGCCCGACTTGTCGACTCTATCCAGCGACGCATTCTCCGTGTCTGTTAGACTGGAGAGGTAGGCGAGTTCCTGGCTAGGCGAGCAGCGCTCGTGCGAAGGCGGCGTGAAGGCGTTTGCAAAGGCCTTGTGGTCATCGCCGTACGCTTGGACGATGTTGTCCCATTCTGTTTGCAGATGTTTGTCGTTGCGTTGAGATTGGAAGGAGATTGCGGACTGGGCGAGCTGGAAGATTGTGTCTTTGACGGTGATTGTGCCGTCGAAGTCGAAGATGAGATTCATGGCGTTTGGGCTTGGCGGGGGTGATTGTGAAGCTAGGCGGATGGTAATTGTTGTTGCTAATGTTCTTCTTTGATGGCTAGACGGATTGAAATTTATGCCAAGTGTGTATTGGTAATAAAGTTTGTGATTGtatggaggaggatgacgcAAATGAGGGTGATGGATCGGCAGTTGCGTCAAGATCCGTTGAAAGCCGGAGTGTAGAGGGGTCACATGTTGTCTCATGTTGTTTCTTGGTTAGCCATCTTCCGCTCCTCTGTGTGTTACCGAACAGCTCTTTTTGACTCAAATTAAGATATAATTGGAGAtcattcatttctttttttggcttgTTGCTAATACTATAATTGTATTTAAATCTACGGGTTTCAACCAGGATCCACGATGGCACACATGCATGACTAGTCTGTCTACCTATACTTCTCATCTTTGTGTAAAAGCATCATTACATTACATTGTTTGAACCGACTCAATAACCGCATCTCATTCAATCAGATTCCATGAACCTAAAACAgctgtatatatatataaatctCACGGTATCGTGATGTTTGCTTCCATATTTATTTACATGTACTAGCAGCTCTCACTCCCTGCTGCAAGTAACCCCTGCACACCTGTCTCGTCTACCAAATCACGTGCACATACCAAAGCTCCCCACTAGCCTGGCCCGTACCTTGTCTATCTCCAATCGCAGTGGCGCTCTACGTATCGAATCGTAGCTTGCTGGCAGGAAAGCAGCACAGGCCAGATTCGCCAGATCGCATTTGTCTCGATTCTTCCACCCGCAAACCCCAATTCTCCCTCTATATTCCAGTCTATTCGCAGTTATACCTTCAAGATGGTAAGAAGCGCAGCTCTTTGCAGCTCCTTCTCCCGTCCCGTTGCGCAATTTCGAGGTGGCTAACCaaggcatcttcatctagGCGGCGCAGGTCATCTCCAACTCCGGCCACGATGATATGATTGTATGTTCGACCTCTACCGTCCCTCACCTCGATCCCGCTTGATATCGCCACAGAATACGCCTTGAAACCTtgctgttttctctctctctatgACTATTCACATTTATGCGACAAGCAACAAAGAGTGCGCTTTGGCTAACTAGTACCGAATCTAGCACGATGCTGTTCTCGATTACTACGGACGAAAGCTGGCGACCTGCTCAAGCGACCGAACGATTAAGATCTTCGAGATTGAGGGCGAGACACAACGCCTAGTTGAGACTCTGAAGGGGTGAGAGAAGCCTTCCCTTAGATATGCCGATACGATTACCTTTCCGACACCACAGTCACTAACATGACGTCCCATTTAGTCACGAAGGTGCTGTATGGTGCGTTGCCTGGGCGCATCCCAAGTATGGTAACATCCTGGCATCGGCCGGTTACGATGGCAAGGTCTTTATCTGGAAGGAACAGGGTGCCCAGAACAGCCAGTGGCAGCGAATCTACGACTTCCCTCTGCACAAGGCCTCAGTCAACATTGTCTCCTGGTCTCCCCATGAGGCGGGCTGCCTCCTCGCTTGCGCATCGTCTGATGGCAACGTCAGCGTTCTCGAGTTCAAAGACAACAGCGTCGACCATGTCACATTCCAGGCTCACGGCCTCGGTGTCAACTCCGTCTCCTGGGCTCCGGCTACCTCACCTGGCAGCATCGTTAGCAGCGCCCCAGGCCCTGGTGCCACCGGTAACCGACGGTTCGTCACGGGTGGTTCTGACAACTTGATCAAAATCTGGACTTTTGACCCTGCCTCGCAGTCATACAAGCAAGAGGGTGAAGCGTTGACGGGTCACAGCGACTGGGTTCGCGACGTTGCGTGGTCTCCAACCGTCCTGCAGAAGTCATATATTGCATCAGCTTCCCAGGATAAGACTGTCCGCATCTGGACGTCAGACCAGTCCAGCGGCGGCCAGTGGGCAAGCAAGGTGCTCAACTTTGATGCCCCTGTTTGGCGTGTTAGCTGGTCCTTGAGCGGCAATGTCCTTGCTGTTAGCTGCGCGGACAACAAAGTGTCCCTGTGGCAGGAGAACCTACGTGGTGAATGGGAGTGCGTCAAGTCGATTGAGGAGTAAGACAATAAGGAggagacgagagagaaaTGCGAAAATATTTGATATCATGACATGGCGTTTGTTGGTGAGCTAGGTGTCCAaggcaagaagaggaaaaagagaggaaacaATTATGGATAGGATAAGTCGATTTACCATACGTGCCCTATCCAATGAGAGAGCGCAGCACCGCGGATATGATGCCAATACCTAATGGCGAACTGGTCACGTTAGATGGAGCCATCATGGCTACATGCAATAATTCTTTGGAGAGCTTTTACATAGAGGTTAAGCACCAACTTTTCACTTTGGGCCAAGAG of the Trichoderma breve strain T069 chromosome 4, whole genome shotgun sequence genome contains:
- a CDS encoding glycosyl hydrolases family 15 domain-containing protein encodes the protein MAMHSATNRRAQSGGYLPIEDYGMVGNMHTCALVGLDGSIDFMCWPDFDSPSVFCRLLDKNKGGYFSVSPPHDLGCTTKQQYLPSSCILQTRYIHEEGVVDVVDFFPRPKSAKVMTKGYKQNAYREAMTVQEELKKWTVRRVECIRGSLPVDVEIFPAFGYGLHPHETTLLRPTHTSEDRESKIGTFHSQDVKLQLDVAVDMGHHYPDITFQKVKKEAMLGEGLVSRFTLTAGQSISFILRNDIPDHIAEVITDEIVDHQQHDTQMFWYNFITQSKYKGRWREVVARSLMILKLLTYEPTGAIIAAPTFSLPEDIGGVRNWDYRFSWVRDSSFTIYILLRLGFKAEADAYMEFIMERFTQSIGPDGGLPIMFTIRGETDIPEITLDHFEGYRGSAPVRIGNGAAFHLQFDVYGELMDSIYLYNKYGKPVSWDIWCAVRRMLDYVLTIIGKTDMSIWEVRGEKQRFTISQVFLWVAFDRGLRLSEKRCLPCPNRAKWLEARDSIYEEIMEKGYNEEMKSFIQSYEANTVLDSSILLAPLVFFISPSDPRFTSTLDRIMLPPEEGGLTSTGLVYRYDTDASDDGVGGRDGAFSICTFWLVEAMTRASIHEPKYLPRALNLFQNMLQFSNHLSMFSEEIARSGEQLGNTPQAFSHLSLISAAFNLDRVFEGWQDSR
- a CDS encoding WD domain, g-beta repeat domain-containing protein, whose product is MAAQVISNSGHDDMIHDAVLDYYGRKLATCSSDRTIKIFEIEGETQRLVETLKGHEGAVWCVAWAHPKYGNILASAGYDGKVFIWKEQGAQNSQWQRIYDFPLHKASVNIVSWSPHEAGCLLACASSDGNVSVLEFKDNSVDHVTFQAHGLGVNSVSWAPATSPGSIVSSAPGPGATGNRRFVTGGSDNLIKIWTFDPASQSYKQEGEALTGHSDWVRDVAWSPTVLQKSYIASASQDKTVRIWTSDQSSGGQWASKVLNFDAPVWRVSWSLSGNVLAVSCADNKVSLWQENLRGEWECVKSIEE
- a CDS encoding haloacid dehalogenase-like hydrolase domain-containing protein; the encoded protein is MNLIFDFDGTITVKDTIFQLAQSAISFQSQRNDKHLQTEWDNIVQAYGDDHKAFANAFTPPSHERCSPSQELAYLSSLTDTENASLDRVDKSGLFRGLTSQDLFQMGRDQVCSGSIVVREGFIEMLELARENGWHVAVISVNWSRAFIEGVLHPHNIPIITNRISAEGTIQGPDEFNDGVRLTTSRDKANSLNQLISKQEHASNPTVYFGDSTTDMECLLAHHGIVISTDATSSLMQTLERVGVRVPHVGHPDDGANIFWARDFREILDSQTLDRISKAS
- a CDS encoding transcription initiation factor IIF, beta subunit domain-containing protein, encoding MADSGFVKSEFVKPEPAASPMAIDEDDLFEDAGDLDFYDKSTPGNTFETLYLARVPKYMWDAWIKLTEKLGDDDEIQIGTLRTWNEPQMDTMTDGSPRELTKLRMLLTANTPEHQLLPREYDLEILDQDVNNSFIFSEEDLPGFKSKNKARADAASAGIPLALLRSRGNGNSERPTYDRRSRYQPYYRKAIPKKTKIFGKIRYDLRVEPRNLREEEELLAKRIFEAENSKSKLQIISRNKASSIINPGSAGSVSWGGNFIKNAPSTVKPKKGEILKATRIPKNQLLDLIFDCFRQYQYWSMKALRQRTQQPDSYLRQVLEEVAVLNKSGPFANHYCLSEAYRDKGGNDAKEAAAEALDDDGDDDEGEEMEDVLVMQ